In the genome of Bacteroidales bacterium, one region contains:
- the meaB gene encoding methylmalonyl Co-A mutase-associated GTPase MeaB: MAHRKIKDKSALHVQKGIEQPPRVSDSAVSKFKEISQTKLDVEDYVAGIRARNRVILGKAITLVESSLHSHQLMAQQVINGCLPYTGKSVRVGITGVPGAGKSTFIEALGKYLTGQGRKLAILAIDPSSQRSKGSILGDKTRMEQLSVDPNAFIRPSPSGGSLGGVARKTRETIILCEAAGYDTIFVETVGVGQSETAVHSMADFFLLLMIPGAGDELQGIKRGIIEMADAIIINKADGDNLARAKLAASEYKNALHLFPPSGSGWVPRVELCSALNNTGISAAWDMITEYVKFTKNSGFFENKRTDQLRLTLYNTLTDQLNDGFYNNAAVKEKLQAIEDQIVNSGINVYDAAQQLISLYFLSVRE, translated from the coding sequence ATGGCCCATCGGAAGATAAAAGATAAATCGGCATTGCACGTCCAAAAGGGGATTGAACAACCCCCCCGGGTCAGTGATTCGGCGGTCAGCAAGTTCAAGGAAATCTCTCAAACCAAGCTGGATGTGGAGGACTATGTGGCAGGGATCCGGGCCAGGAACCGTGTCATACTGGGTAAGGCCATTACCCTGGTCGAAAGCTCGCTTCACAGCCACCAGCTCATGGCCCAGCAAGTCATCAACGGCTGCCTGCCATACACAGGTAAGTCGGTACGTGTTGGCATCACCGGCGTTCCGGGAGCCGGTAAAAGTACGTTCATCGAGGCGCTGGGCAAATACCTTACCGGACAGGGCCGCAAACTGGCCATCCTGGCCATCGATCCCAGCAGCCAGCGGTCAAAGGGCAGCATCCTTGGCGATAAGACCCGCATGGAACAGCTCTCGGTGGATCCCAACGCCTTCATCCGCCCTTCTCCCTCGGGAGGATCGCTGGGAGGTGTGGCACGCAAAACCCGCGAAACGATCATCCTGTGCGAAGCCGCAGGTTACGATACCATCTTCGTGGAAACCGTCGGCGTGGGCCAGTCGGAAACGGCAGTCCACTCGATGGCCGACTTCTTCCTGCTGCTGATGATCCCCGGTGCAGGCGACGAACTCCAGGGAATAAAACGGGGGATCATTGAAATGGCTGATGCCATCATCATCAATAAAGCCGACGGTGATAACCTGGCCCGTGCAAAACTGGCTGCCTCCGAATATAAAAATGCGCTCCACCTGTTCCCACCCTCCGGCTCCGGATGGGTGCCGCGCGTGGAATTGTGCTCTGCCCTGAACAATACGGGCATCAGCGCCGCCTGGGATATGATCACCGAATATGTAAAATTTACGAAAAACAGCGGCTTTTTTGAAAATAAACGCACCGATCAGCTGCGGTTGACATTGTACAACACCCTGACCGATCAGCTCAACGATGGCTTTTATAACAATGCGGCGGTAAAAGAAAAATTACAGGCGATCGAAGATCAGATCGTAAATTCCGGGATCAATGTCTATGACGCCGCTCAGCAACTGATCAGCCTTTATTTTCTGTCGGTCAGGGAGTGA